One Pseudomonas rhizophila DNA window includes the following coding sequences:
- a CDS encoding GlcG/HbpS family heme-binding protein yields the protein MSALTLKVAVSLTGQALAAGREISAAPLTIAVLDSGGHLIALQREDGASLLRPQIAFGKAWGAIALGKGSRLLAQDAQQRPAFFAALNGLGQGSVVPAPGGVLIRDQEGRVLGAIGISGDTSDVDEQVAIRAVEGVGLMADAGVA from the coding sequence ATGAGCGCTTTAACCTTGAAAGTCGCCGTCAGCCTGACGGGGCAAGCCCTTGCCGCAGGCCGTGAAATCAGCGCTGCACCGCTGACCATTGCGGTCCTGGACAGCGGCGGCCATCTGATTGCCTTGCAACGCGAAGACGGCGCGAGCCTGCTTCGCCCTCAGATCGCTTTCGGTAAGGCTTGGGGCGCCATCGCCCTGGGCAAGGGCTCACGCTTGCTCGCCCAGGACGCCCAACAACGCCCGGCCTTCTTCGCCGCGTTGAACGGCCTGGGGCAGGGCAGCGTCGTGCCGGCCCCGGGTGGGGTGTTGATCAGGGATCAGGAGGGGCGCGTGCTGGGCGCCATCGGCATCAGTGGCGATACCTCGGATGTTGATGAGCAGGTTGCGATCAGGGCCGTGGAGGGAGTGGGGTTGATGGCGGATGCGGGGGTGGCTTGA
- a CDS encoding TetR/AcrR family transcriptional regulator — translation MSTIRERNKELILRAASEEFADKGFAATKTSDIAAKAGLPKPNVYYYFKSKENLYREVLESIIEPILQASTPFNADGVPGEVLSHYIRSKIRISRDLPFASKVFASEIMHGAPHLSADLVEQLNAQARHNIDCIQTWIDRGQIAPIDPNHLMFSIWAATQTYADFDWQISAVTGKAKLDEADYEAAAQTIIRLVLKGCEVDR, via the coding sequence ATGAGCACTATCCGCGAGCGCAACAAAGAACTGATCCTGCGTGCCGCCAGCGAAGAGTTTGCCGACAAGGGCTTCGCGGCGACCAAAACCAGCGATATCGCGGCCAAGGCGGGCCTGCCAAAACCCAACGTCTACTACTATTTCAAGTCCAAGGAAAATCTCTACCGCGAGGTGCTGGAAAGTATCATCGAGCCAATCCTCCAGGCCTCGACCCCGTTCAACGCGGACGGCGTGCCCGGCGAAGTGCTGAGCCACTACATCCGCTCCAAGATCCGCATCTCCCGCGACCTGCCCTTCGCCTCAAAAGTCTTCGCCAGCGAAATCATGCACGGCGCCCCACACCTGAGTGCCGACCTGGTGGAACAACTCAACGCCCAGGCCCGGCACAACATCGACTGCATCCAGACCTGGATCGACCGCGGCCAGATCGCCCCCATCGACCCCAACCACCTGATGTTCAGCATCTGGGCCGCCACCCAGACCTATGCCGATTTCGACTGGCAGATCAGCGCCGTGACCGGCAAGGCGAAGCTGGATGAGGCGGATTACGAAGCGGCGGCGCAGACGATTATTCGGTTGGTGTTGAAGGGGTGTGAGGTGGATCGCTAG
- a CDS encoding glycine betaine ABC transporter substrate-binding protein, whose amino-acid sequence MRMRRLLGAGAALVLAISSTLASAETKTLSIGYVDGWSDSVATTHVAAEVIKQKLGYDVKLQAVATGIMWQGVATGKLDAMLSAWLPVTHGDYWTKNKDQVVDYGPNFKDAKIGLIVPEYVKAQSVADLKTDDSFKNRIVGIDAGSGVMIKTEQAIKDYDLTGYQLKASSGAGMIAELTRAEKKKESIAVTGWVPHWMFAKWKLRFLEDPKGVYGAAETVNSIGSKELDTKAPEVVAFLKKFQWNSKDEIGEVMLAIQEGAKPDVAAKDWVAKHPDRVKEWTGK is encoded by the coding sequence ATGAGAATGCGACGACTCTTGGGCGCAGGTGCCGCACTGGTACTGGCGATCAGCTCCACACTGGCCAGCGCCGAAACCAAAACCCTGAGCATCGGTTATGTCGATGGCTGGTCCGACAGCGTCGCGACCACCCATGTGGCGGCCGAAGTCATCAAGCAGAAACTGGGCTATGACGTGAAGCTGCAAGCGGTTGCGACCGGGATCATGTGGCAAGGCGTAGCCACTGGCAAACTCGACGCGATGCTCTCGGCCTGGCTGCCGGTGACCCATGGCGACTACTGGACCAAGAACAAGGATCAGGTGGTCGATTACGGTCCGAACTTCAAGGATGCAAAAATCGGCCTGATCGTGCCGGAGTACGTCAAGGCCCAGTCCGTGGCCGACCTCAAGACCGATGACAGCTTCAAGAACCGCATTGTCGGTATCGACGCCGGTTCAGGTGTCATGATCAAGACCGAGCAGGCCATCAAGGATTACGACCTGACCGGGTATCAACTCAAGGCCAGTTCCGGCGCCGGCATGATTGCCGAGCTGACCCGTGCCGAGAAGAAAAAAGAATCCATCGCCGTCACCGGTTGGGTGCCGCACTGGATGTTCGCCAAGTGGAAACTGCGCTTCCTGGAAGACCCGAAAGGCGTTTACGGCGCGGCTGAAACCGTGAACAGCATCGGCAGCAAGGAGCTGGACACCAAGGCGCCGGAAGTGGTCGCGTTCCTGAAGAAGTTCCAGTGGAACTCGAAAGACGAAATCGGCGAGGTCATGCTGGCGATTCAGGAAGGCGCCAAGCCGGACGTCGCTGCCAAGGATTGGGTTGCCAAACACCCGGACCGCGTGAAGGAGTGGACCGGCAAGTAA
- a CDS encoding VacJ family lipoprotein: protein MAKYLLLIAALMSAGMVHADNSKANAPVVVDSDGFKEPLSKLKFNPGLDQREFERSTLNALNVYDPLESWNRRVYHFNYRFDQWVFLPVVDGYRYITPGFLRTGVSNFFNNLGDVPNLMNSLLQFKGKRSMETTARLLLNTTVGIAGLWDPATAMGLPRQSEDFGQTLGFYGVPGGAYFVLPIFGPSNLRDTSGLLVDYTAESAINFLNVSEVSGNHPELLLLRAVDKRHQTSFRYGQLNSPFEYEKVRYVYTESRKLQIAE, encoded by the coding sequence GTGGCTAAATATCTCCTGCTTATCGCCGCGTTAATGAGTGCTGGCATGGTCCACGCCGATAACAGCAAGGCCAACGCGCCTGTGGTGGTGGACTCCGACGGTTTCAAGGAACCGTTGAGCAAGCTCAAGTTCAACCCCGGGCTGGACCAGCGCGAATTCGAGCGCTCGACCCTCAACGCCCTGAACGTCTATGACCCGCTGGAGTCCTGGAACCGCCGCGTTTACCACTTCAATTATCGATTCGATCAGTGGGTCTTCCTGCCAGTCGTCGATGGTTACCGTTACATCACGCCAGGTTTCCTGCGCACCGGGGTGAGCAACTTCTTCAATAACCTGGGAGACGTGCCGAACCTGATGAACAGCCTGCTGCAATTCAAGGGCAAGCGTTCGATGGAAACCACGGCACGCCTGCTGCTCAACACCACCGTCGGCATCGCCGGCCTGTGGGACCCGGCCACCGCCATGGGCCTGCCGCGCCAGAGCGAAGACTTCGGTCAGACCCTGGGCTTCTATGGCGTGCCCGGCGGTGCGTATTTCGTACTGCCGATCTTCGGCCCTTCGAACCTTCGCGACACCTCGGGATTGCTGGTGGACTACACGGCTGAATCGGCGATCAACTTCCTCAACGTTTCAGAAGTCAGCGGCAACCACCCGGAACTGCTGCTCCTGCGCGCCGTGGACAAGCGCCACCAGACCAGCTTCCGCTATGGCCAACTGAACTCGCCATTCGAATATGAGAAGGTGCGTTACGTGTATACCGAGTCGCGCAAGTTGCAGATTGCCGAGTAA
- a CDS encoding REP-associated tyrosine transposase, whose translation MPGSPASHRLRLGRYAESSRVYLLTTNTFGRIPIFKDVILGRLVVEQFRKAQEQGWADSLAWVVMPDHFHWLIELRRGSLSELMQRIKSLSTKAVNLRLGNKVSLWQQGFHDRALRREDELIIMARYVVANPLRAGLVKRLGDYPLWDAIWL comes from the coding sequence ATGCCTGGTTCACCTGCTTCACATAGACTGCGCCTCGGTCGCTACGCCGAATCCAGTCGGGTCTATTTACTGACCACCAACACATTTGGCCGCATACCAATTTTTAAGGACGTTATCCTGGGTAGATTGGTCGTTGAGCAATTTCGAAAAGCTCAGGAGCAAGGCTGGGCCGACTCATTGGCTTGGGTGGTCATGCCTGATCATTTCCATTGGTTGATCGAGTTGCGAAGGGGATCTTTGAGTGAGTTGATGCAAAGGATCAAATCATTGAGTACCAAAGCTGTAAATCTGCGCCTGGGTAATAAAGTCAGCCTTTGGCAGCAAGGATTTCATGACCGCGCACTGCGGCGGGAAGACGAGTTGATCATAATGGCGCGCTATGTCGTCGCTAACCCGTTGCGGGCAGGTCTCGTGAAGCGGCTTGGCGATTATCCGCTGTGGGATGCCATTTGGCTTTGA
- a CDS encoding serine/threonine protein kinase: MLHSLRFAAFAGGLILSASALAVDIDAASYGYPLTNPFEATIATTPPDLRPELPPIEDIDQADHSLTLRPEREFILPDNFWPVKSLTYRMATQDKPAPLIFLIAGTGARYDSSLNEYLKRLYYKAGYHVVQLSSPTSFDFMSAASRFATPGITKEDAEDMYRVMQAVRAQNPKLPVTEYYLTGYSLGALDAAFVAHLDETRRSFNFKKVLLLNPPVNLYTSITNLDKLVQTEVKGINNTTTFYELVLNKLTRYFQQKGYIDLNDALLYDFQQSKQHLTNEQMAMLIGTSFRFSAADIAFTSDLINRRGLIIPPKFPITESTSLTPFLKRALQCDFDCYLTEQVIPMWRARTDGGSLLQLIDQVSLYALKDYLHDSPKIAVMHNADDVILGPGDLGFLRKTFGDRLTVYPLGGHCGNLNYRVNSDAMLEFFRG; this comes from the coding sequence ATGCTCCATTCCTTGCGCTTCGCTGCCTTCGCCGGCGGCCTTATTCTGAGTGCGTCCGCGCTGGCGGTGGACATCGATGCCGCCAGCTATGGCTACCCCTTGACCAACCCGTTCGAGGCGACCATCGCCACTACGCCACCGGACCTGCGCCCGGAACTGCCCCCGATCGAAGATATCGACCAGGCGGACCACAGCCTGACCCTGCGCCCGGAACGCGAGTTCATCCTGCCAGACAATTTCTGGCCGGTGAAAAGCCTCACCTACCGCATGGCGACCCAGGACAAGCCCGCGCCGCTGATCTTCCTGATCGCTGGCACCGGCGCACGATACGACAGCAGCCTCAACGAATACCTCAAGCGCCTCTATTACAAGGCCGGTTACCACGTGGTGCAGCTGTCGTCGCCCACCAGCTTTGACTTCATGAGTGCCGCTTCGCGCTTCGCCACACCCGGCATCACCAAGGAAGACGCCGAAGACATGTACCGGGTGATGCAGGCCGTGCGCGCGCAGAACCCCAAGTTGCCCGTGACCGAGTATTACCTCACCGGCTACAGCCTCGGCGCCCTGGACGCGGCTTTCGTCGCGCATCTGGATGAAACCCGACGCAGCTTCAACTTCAAGAAAGTGCTATTGCTTAACCCGCCGGTCAACCTCTATACCTCGATCACCAACCTGGACAAACTGGTCCAGACCGAGGTCAAAGGCATCAACAACACCACCACTTTTTATGAGTTGGTGCTCAACAAGCTGACTCGTTACTTCCAGCAAAAAGGCTACATCGATCTCAACGATGCCCTGCTCTATGACTTCCAGCAGTCCAAGCAGCACCTGACCAACGAGCAGATGGCGATGCTGATTGGCACTTCGTTCCGCTTCTCGGCGGCCGACATTGCATTCACCTCGGACCTGATCAACCGTCGCGGCCTGATCATCCCGCCCAAATTCCCGATTACCGAAAGCACCAGCCTGACGCCGTTCCTCAAGCGCGCGTTGCAATGCGATTTCGACTGCTATCTCACCGAGCAGGTGATTCCGATGTGGCGCGCACGCACCGACGGCGGCAGCCTGTTGCAACTGATCGATCAGGTCAGCCTTTATGCGCTCAAGGATTACCTGCACGACAGTCCGAAGATTGCCGTCATGCACAACGCCGACGACGTCATCCTCGGCCCGGGCGATCTGGGCTTCTTGCGCAAGACCTTTGGCGACCGCCTGACGGTTTACCCATTGGGCGGCCACTGCGGCAACCTAAACTACCGCGTCAACAGCGACGCCATGCTGGAGTTCTTCCGTGGCTAA
- a CDS encoding DUF808 domain-containing protein, with product MAGSSLLLLIDDIATVLDDVALMTKMAAKKTAGVLGDDLALNAQQVSGVRAEREIPVVWAVAKGSFINKLILVPSALAISAFVPWLVTPLLMVGGAYLCFEGFEKLAHKFLHSKAQDQAEHAQLVEAVANPAVDLVAFEKDKIKGAIRTDFILSAEIIAITLGTVADAPLTQQVIVLSGIAIVMTVGVYGLVAGIVKLDDLGLWLTQKPGQWAKSVGGAILRAAPYMMKGLSVIGTAAMFLVGGGILTHGVPVVHHWIEGVTASAGGAGFIVPLLLNAVAGIVAGALVLAGVMVVGKVWKALKS from the coding sequence ATGGCCGGAAGCAGTTTGCTGTTACTGATCGACGATATCGCCACAGTGCTCGACGATGTTGCATTGATGACCAAGATGGCCGCCAAGAAAACCGCCGGCGTGCTCGGCGATGACCTGGCGCTCAATGCCCAGCAGGTGTCAGGCGTGCGTGCCGAGCGGGAAATACCGGTGGTCTGGGCGGTGGCCAAGGGGTCGTTCATCAACAAACTGATCCTGGTGCCGTCGGCGTTGGCCATCAGCGCTTTCGTGCCCTGGCTGGTGACGCCACTGCTGATGGTGGGGGGCGCCTACCTGTGCTTCGAAGGGTTCGAGAAACTGGCCCACAAGTTCCTTCACAGCAAGGCGCAAGACCAGGCCGAGCATGCGCAACTGGTCGAGGCCGTGGCGAATCCGGCGGTCGATCTGGTGGCCTTCGAAAAGGACAAGATCAAAGGTGCGATACGCACCGACTTCATCCTCTCGGCGGAAATCATCGCCATCACCCTCGGCACCGTCGCTGATGCACCGCTGACCCAGCAGGTGATCGTGCTGTCGGGTATCGCCATCGTCATGACCGTCGGCGTCTATGGTTTGGTGGCCGGGATCGTCAAGCTCGATGACCTGGGGTTGTGGCTGACGCAGAAGCCGGGGCAATGGGCCAAGAGCGTCGGTGGCGCCATCCTGCGCGCCGCGCCCTACATGATGAAAGGCCTGTCGGTGATCGGCACGGCGGCGATGTTCCTGGTGGGCGGCGGCATCCTGACCCATGGCGTGCCGGTGGTGCATCACTGGATCGAAGGTGTGACGGCCAGTGCTGGCGGCGCCGGGTTCATTGTGCCGTTGCTGCTTAATGCGGTGGCCGGGATTGTGGCGGGGGCGCTGGTGTTGGCGGGAGTGATGGTGGTTGGCAAGGTCTGGAAGGCGCTGAAAAGCTGA